One part of the Leucobacter triazinivorans genome encodes these proteins:
- a CDS encoding TetR/AcrR family transcriptional regulator yields the protein MVEKRRGPGRPAYDSKQKLVAATCALLSERGFEATSPVMIQQRSGIGQGSMYHHFPGKGKEGLALDAISHMRASTLAFLDGTPAPRGADVEAVREHIVVALDRLFDRREGQALIRLMADGVAGAIKPLAQATQDWCDDIRSAVVVMLRADDPVEDPEVADAAARFLAPEFEHLAEELLTAALGRGLVRLPKIAFYLFPDREEA from the coding sequence ATGGTGGAGAAGCGGCGTGGTCCGGGGCGTCCGGCGTATGACTCGAAGCAGAAGCTCGTGGCGGCGACATGCGCGCTGCTGTCGGAGCGCGGGTTCGAGGCAACGAGCCCTGTGATGATCCAGCAGCGCTCCGGTATCGGGCAGGGCAGCATGTACCACCACTTCCCCGGCAAGGGGAAGGAAGGGCTCGCGCTGGATGCGATCAGTCACATGCGGGCAAGCACGCTCGCGTTCCTCGATGGCACCCCCGCGCCTCGCGGTGCTGACGTTGAGGCGGTGCGTGAGCACATCGTCGTCGCGCTGGATCGCCTGTTCGACCGTCGCGAAGGTCAGGCGCTGATCCGGCTGATGGCTGACGGGGTGGCCGGGGCGATCAAGCCGCTCGCGCAGGCGACCCAGGACTGGTGTGACGACATCCGTAGTGCGGTCGTGGTGATGCTCCGCGCCGACGACCCTGTCGAAGACCCCGAGGTGGCTGACGCGGCCGCCCGCTTCCTCGCTCCCGAGTTCGAGCACCTCGCTGAGGAGCTGCTCACTGCAGCGCTCGGGCGCGGGCTGGTCCGGTTGCCGAAGATCGCGTTCTACCTGTTCCCGGATCGCGAGGAGGCGTAG
- a CDS encoding recombinase family protein: protein MSTATHETAPVEPTVSAPALTAVSYLRVSTREQAERGGTEEGFSIPAQREANQRKADELGARIVRQFVDAGESARSADRDGLQDMLAFIAATRVTFCIVHKLDRLARNRADDVKIHEALLAAGVTLVSATESIDQTPSGMLVHGIMSSIAEFYSRNLATEVSKGLTQKVAQGGTPGRAPIGYLNVRRTDDQGREIRTVDVDPERAPLIAWAFEQYAGGETSVTGLLCDLTARGLVSVPSPKRPSRPLGKNALYRMLTNPYYAGVIRYKGALHPGAHEPIVEPALFDQVQSLLKARNAHATRHVQHAHHLKGLLHCGTCGSRMLLDFATNTRGTTYAYFVCSGRAAKRTTCTRRAVPVQVAERLVEDSYANIAISEDDYRHLAAEVDAAFDERGAGRNQEFADLTVNRARLEAETDKLLAAHFADAIDLPTLKRHQDRIRAGLADIEQRLRAHDEQHIGGRAFLHDSLRLLTDAHDAYAHSDDGSRRLANQAFYTRLEITEDEQLRPRLAEPFATIVAEAAGGKEAKREHSTSSDVACSRKTLWGDLTGLEPLTSCMRSERFAYRPKEHLTRIEPPTSALGSGLSSSQYDHPLALPPHLVDEWSEAPCMAKLMPYLKGSTAMKIFQDRGIVPTVAIPRNPTL, encoded by the coding sequence ATGAGCACCGCCACACACGAGACAGCACCAGTCGAGCCAACGGTGAGCGCTCCGGCACTCACCGCCGTGTCCTACCTGCGCGTGTCCACGCGCGAGCAGGCCGAGCGTGGCGGCACCGAGGAAGGCTTCTCGATCCCCGCCCAGCGCGAGGCTAACCAGCGCAAGGCCGACGAGTTGGGTGCGCGGATCGTGCGCCAGTTCGTGGATGCCGGGGAGTCGGCGCGTTCGGCGGATCGCGATGGGTTGCAGGACATGCTGGCGTTCATCGCTGCGACCCGCGTCACCTTCTGCATCGTGCATAAGCTCGACCGGCTCGCGCGCAATCGCGCCGATGACGTGAAGATTCACGAAGCACTCCTCGCTGCCGGGGTCACGCTCGTGTCCGCTACCGAGAGCATCGACCAGACGCCTTCGGGGATGCTCGTCCACGGCATCATGTCGTCCATTGCCGAGTTCTACAGCCGCAACCTTGCCACTGAAGTCAGCAAGGGACTGACGCAGAAGGTCGCGCAGGGCGGTACCCCAGGGCGCGCCCCCATCGGCTACCTCAACGTGCGCCGCACCGACGACCAGGGCCGCGAGATACGCACCGTCGACGTCGATCCCGAGCGCGCCCCGCTGATCGCGTGGGCGTTCGAGCAGTACGCGGGCGGTGAGACCTCCGTGACCGGTCTCCTATGCGACCTCACCGCACGCGGATTGGTGTCGGTGCCGTCGCCGAAGCGGCCATCCAGGCCGCTGGGGAAGAACGCCCTCTACCGCATGCTGACGAACCCGTACTACGCCGGGGTGATCCGCTACAAGGGAGCACTTCACCCTGGCGCGCACGAGCCCATCGTGGAGCCTGCTCTGTTCGATCAGGTGCAATCGCTGCTGAAGGCGCGCAACGCGCACGCAACTCGTCACGTACAGCACGCGCACCACCTGAAAGGGCTGCTGCACTGCGGTACCTGTGGGTCGCGGATGCTGCTGGACTTCGCGACCAACACGCGCGGCACGACCTACGCCTACTTCGTCTGCTCCGGCCGAGCAGCGAAGCGCACAACCTGCACCCGACGGGCGGTGCCCGTGCAGGTCGCGGAGCGCCTGGTCGAGGATTCCTACGCCAACATCGCTATCAGCGAAGACGACTACCGGCACCTCGCCGCCGAAGTCGACGCCGCGTTTGACGAGCGTGGCGCGGGACGCAATCAGGAGTTCGCCGACCTCACCGTAAACCGGGCGCGACTGGAAGCAGAGACCGACAAGCTGCTCGCCGCGCACTTCGCCGACGCGATCGACCTCCCTACGCTCAAACGTCATCAAGACCGCATCCGAGCCGGGCTCGCAGACATCGAGCAGCGCCTACGAGCGCACGACGAGCAACACATCGGCGGGCGGGCGTTCCTACACGACAGCCTGCGACTCCTCACCGACGCACACGACGCCTATGCCCACTCCGACGACGGGAGTAGGAGGCTGGCGAACCAGGCGTTCTACACGCGCCTGGAGATCACCGAGGACGAGCAGCTACGCCCGCGCCTCGCCGAACCGTTCGCAACCATCGTGGCCGAGGCAGCCGGAGGCAAGGAAGCCAAACGGGAACACTCCACATCTTCCGATGTCGCGTGTTCCCGTAAGACACTTTGGGGGGACCTAACGGGACTCGAACCCCTGACCTCTTGCATGAGATCGGAACGGTTTGCATACCGTCCCAAGGAGCACCTAACGAGAATCGAACCTCCGACATCTGCATTAGGCAGCGGCCTTAGCTCAAGCCAGTATGACCACCCTTTGGCGCTTCCTCCCCACCTTGTTGACGAATGGAGCGAAGCGCCATGTATGGCGAAGCTTATGCCCTACTTGAAAGGATCCACCGCTATGAAAATCTTCCAAGACCGGGGCATCGTTCCGACCGTCGCGATCCCGCGAAACCCGACGCTTTAA